Sequence from the Phaeodactylum tricornutum CCAP 1055/1 chromosome 4, whole genome shotgun sequence genome:
GGGCGCTCCCTGGACTTGAGCGGAGACGGTTGTTCGCTCGTAATGGATGCCCCGTTGTAGTGTAGTAAAAGAAATTTCGAGCAGTGAAATAGTTTGAGCATTTGAGGAGAATGCCTCCTGAAATCGGCAGCAATTCGGTGCGGATATTGACGGCTCCGGGGTAAGCGAAACTGATTTTCGTTGGACGTATTCGCTGATGGGGCCACTACTGTCGCGGGCGCTCCACAAAAATCAGGGACTGGACCCGATGGAAAAGTATTTGTGTACAAGTAAAAAATGTAATCCGTTTCAACGTAGTAAAGTAGAAGAAATAGTGCTTACTATCAATGATACTCAAAAGAAATCTACTGCCTTATTTCGTCGCTTCTTCCCTTTGGACCCTTGAATTATTGCCGATTTTGCATTTTTGTTTAGAAGAATACCCTTTTCAGGGGTTGCTGTTCTTGGCTCAGGTGGATCTCTCGTTCTCAAATTTTTCATCGATTCCTTCCAGGATATAGCTTGGTTCTTCGAGCCAAACTTTACGCGCTTACGATCATTTTGCTCAGATTCTCGCTTGGTCGCGGTTTTGCGCCTTTTCTGCAATGATGCTTTTGGGTTGATATCGTCAACTTTCCTCTCATTTGGAATCATGGCATCCTTCGCAGCTTTTTGCTCCTCTACAGATATAGTAacctcttcttcttttggAGTAGTGCTGTCCTGTTCTACAGCATCAGATCCAGTCGAGCTTTTCTTATTCTTCTTTCGTTTACGTTTCTTTTTATCCAATGTCTTCGACTCGATAATTTTGTTGGAGGCCGATCCGACCTCGTCGTTTTCACTTGCTTTCTCGGTTTCCTTTAGTGCACCCGAATTTTCTTCCATCGGTTGAATAGATGCGACGGTGATGTTGTGctcctctttttcttcttcgctttcttcgtCCTGCAGCACAACATCTTTTCCAACGGTTTTCAGTCTTCGGATGTACTGCTTGTGCAGACTGTACATTGACTTGCGAAAGCGATCTTTTGTTGCCCCGTCACTAGCCAGCTCAAAGATATATTGAGCTACAGTTGCAACATGTACCTGCTCGAGGATGAAGGAGTCTGATTTGGTGCCTTCATCCAGTGCGTGCTCGTTCACCACACTGTATTTGTTCAGGAACCTGACAAAAATGTTTTCTAGTACACGTTGCTGAATCAAATCTTCGCCTGCTCCCGTCTGCGCCATGGCAAAGAATGGCTCTAAACAATCCAAGAAAGTCGCCTCCGTTAGAGGCATCGGAGCTTTGGCGTTGACAGCTACTACCTCATCCAAAACTAGGTCAATCAAATGAAGGCGCAACCCATTGGGTGTTTGTGTCAAAACTTCTTCGTAAATGGCGTCATTGAAAAGTCGAATAATGCCCACATTCCAATGACGGACGGCCATGTATTCGTACACTTCGTGCATCATTAAGCGCATGAGTGTATAAAATTTGTCAACCCGGTACTTGTCCATTTTGCCCCATTCGCGACGAACAGTGTGAAAGAATGTTTTCACAAAGAGAGTGGCCAAATGTGCTCCGCGACAATGGGGAATTTCGGAATCTTCCAGATCCTCGATATCACCATCGTCCTCGTGATTAGAGTCTAGTTCATGCATGTGATGGTTCGTAGTGTCTTTTGTCTCTAATGTATCGTCCGACTCCTCGTCCTCGCTACCATTCATTTCCAAGGTATTCTCAATCTCCTCCATGGTGACCTCCTCGTCATCGGATTCCTCGTCATTTTCAAAGCCAATGGGTCCATCATCACCAACCGTTTCCAGATAAGCCTGCCCAGCATATTCGTCCTCCTCTTCGGTGCCCGCCAAGCACCAGATCAGACGGGCGATCTTTTTGCCGAGTTCCTCCTGTACTGGTGCCTTATCAGCCATATACAGAGTGTACCACATTCCCTTCCACAATTTTAGTAGATCAAGCTCCGAAATTCCGCCCGTTTCGTTGTTAATATCGCACCGAGCCTTGAGGTATTGCTCCAATTGCAGAATAGCCCGGTGACGTACCCGTTGATCGGTACTGCCTAGCAATCGCCCAAACTTAACCTGGGGAGAATGCAAATCAAGGTCGGGATCCAAGGCGTCCTTCGGGGTTTCCTTTTGGTTGAGTCCGGCGACGCGCAAGTATGCGTTGGCACGAGCGGCGGGGGACGAAATCTTGGGCTGCTGGGGCCAC
This genomic interval carries:
- a CDS encoding predicted protein, which produces MAKLVVADAVERTPPVEADAAGGAVHVTRAAPLTKRQKRKQPNDKHAWPQQPKISSPAARANAYLRVAGLNQKETPKDALDPDLDLHSPQVKFGRLLGSTDQRVRHRAILQLEQYLKARCDINNETGGISELDLLKLWKGMWYTLYMADKAPVQEELGKKIARLIWCLAGTEEEDEYAGQAYLETVGDDGPIGFENDEESDDEEVTMEEIENTLEMNGSEDEESDDTLETKDTTNHHMHELDSNHEDDGDIEDLEDSEIPHCRGAHLATLFVKTFFHTVRREWGKMDKYRVDKFYTLMRLMMHEVYEYMAVRHWNVGIIRLFNDAIYEEVLTQTPNGLRLHLIDLVLDEVVAVNAKAPMPLTEATFLDCLEPFFAMAQTGAGEDLIQQRVLENIFVRFLNKYSVVNEHALDEGTKSDSFILEQVHVATVAQYIFELASDGATKDRFRKSMYSLHKQYIRRLKTVGKDVVLQDEESEEEKEEHNITVASIQPMEENSGALKETEKASENDEVGSASNKIIESKTLDKKKRKRKKNKKSSTGSDAVEQDSTTPKEEEVTISVEEQKAAKDAMIPNERKVDDINPKASLQKRRKTATKRESEQNDRKRVKFGSKNQAISWKESMKNLRTRDPPEPRTATPEKGILLNKNAKSAIIQGSKGKKRRNKAVDFF